A genome region from Akkermansiaceae bacterium includes the following:
- a CDS encoding rhomboid family intramembrane serine protease, translated as MAFNGRRVSYGRGMLAQLTPVVKWLIILNLSFFFLDMLFLDWKLRNEFAFSVRSALLEFRIWEFVTFQFLHKDLGHVLLNCVGLFFFGPWMERWWGARQFLFFYLACGVAGAVLYSSLGLAGFLPGDNLYSGLVGASAGIYGILVGVAVIAPSLRLSLILLPVSFTMRQLAVFALIVSAASIAFRFGGNEGGEAGHLGGAIMGYLMMKTHGWMGWMGKTVRRRKGRPASDFTAKIRPRTIVDLDGSTEVDRILDKISKDGFPSLTDEERDYLRKAAESGDKAGL; from the coding sequence GTTTCATACGGCAGGGGTATGCTCGCGCAGCTCACGCCGGTGGTGAAATGGCTGATCATCCTGAATCTCTCCTTCTTCTTCCTGGACATGCTTTTCCTCGATTGGAAGCTCAGGAACGAGTTCGCCTTCAGCGTGCGGTCCGCGCTGCTCGAGTTCCGCATCTGGGAGTTCGTCACCTTCCAGTTCCTCCACAAGGATCTGGGCCACGTGCTGCTCAATTGCGTCGGCCTGTTCTTCTTCGGCCCCTGGATGGAGCGCTGGTGGGGGGCGAGGCAGTTCCTGTTTTTCTACCTCGCATGCGGTGTTGCGGGCGCTGTGCTCTACTCCAGCCTCGGCCTGGCGGGATTCCTGCCGGGTGACAACCTGTACAGCGGCTTGGTCGGCGCCTCCGCCGGGATCTACGGCATCCTGGTGGGCGTGGCGGTCATCGCGCCCTCGCTGCGCCTCTCCCTGATCTTGCTGCCGGTCAGTTTCACCATGCGCCAGCTTGCGGTTTTCGCGCTCATTGTTTCGGCAGCATCCATCGCATTCCGCTTCGGCGGGAACGAGGGCGGCGAGGCGGGCCACCTAGGCGGTGCGATCATGGGGTATCTGATGATGAAAACGCATGGCTGGATGGGTTGGATGGGAAAAACGGTGCGCCGCCGCAAAGGCCGCCCGGCCTCCGATTTCACAGCGAAGATACGCCCGCGTACCATCGTGGATCTGGATGGCTCCACGGAGGTGGACAGGATACTTGACAAGATTTCCAAGGATGGTTTCCCCAGCCTGACGGATGAGGAGAGGGATTATCTGAGGAAAGCAGCGGAAAGCGGTGACAAGGCAGGATTATGA
- the mazG gene encoding nucleoside triphosphate pyrophosphohydrolase, with translation MTDREMIEGTGKGGAIARLRAIMHRLRSPGGCPWDAEQTHESIIPNLIEEAYETVDAIRRGDDADLREELGDLLLQVVFHAEIAEGDGRFDLDAVADGISEKLVRRHPHVFGEALAGDSDAVLKQWDAIKRGEKGEGEVPYLHGTGKGLPALIRAAKLQKKAAKAGFDWPVETGVLSKVREELLELQSAIDAQDMAAVEEEMGDLLFSVVNLARFRKIDPEVLMAAANEKFERRFGGMESILKAAGKAIGEAKPSEMEEAWMKAKLGERQ, from the coding sequence ATGACAGACCGGGAAATGATCGAAGGGACAGGAAAGGGCGGCGCCATAGCGCGCCTGCGGGCCATCATGCACCGGTTGCGCTCCCCCGGCGGATGCCCATGGGATGCTGAGCAGACCCACGAATCCATCATCCCCAACCTCATCGAGGAGGCCTATGAGACCGTAGACGCGATACGCCGCGGCGATGATGCCGACCTGCGTGAGGAGCTCGGCGATCTCCTGCTGCAGGTGGTTTTCCATGCGGAAATCGCAGAGGGAGACGGGCGCTTCGATCTCGATGCGGTGGCGGACGGGATTTCCGAAAAGCTGGTGAGGAGGCATCCGCATGTCTTCGGTGAGGCGTTGGCCGGTGATTCGGATGCGGTCCTGAAACAATGGGACGCGATCAAGCGCGGCGAGAAAGGGGAGGGGGAGGTGCCCTACCTGCACGGCACCGGGAAAGGCCTGCCCGCCCTCATCCGCGCCGCGAAGCTCCAGAAAAAGGCCGCCAAGGCCGGGTTCGACTGGCCGGTGGAGACGGGTGTGCTTTCGAAAGTCCGCGAGGAGTTGTTGGAGCTCCAGTCCGCCATCGATGCCCAGGACATGGCCGCCGTGGAGGAGGAGATGGGCGACCTGCTTTTCTCCGTGGTGAACCTTGCCCGCTTCCGGAAAATCGATCCGGAGGTGCTGATGGCCGCCGCGAACGAAAAGTTCGAGCGCCGCTTCGGAGGGATGGAGAGCATTCTCAAGGCGGCGGGCAAAGCCATCGGCGAGGCGAAGCCTTCCGAGATGGAAGAGGCATGGATGAAGGCGAAGCTCGGAGAAAGGCAGTAG
- a CDS encoding sulfatase-like hydrolase/transferase encodes MASLFLVSCAALSAGRMPNVIVVFTDDQGYADIGANGLLADIRTPHIDALAASGVRCTAGYISAPQCSPSRAGLITGRHQQRFGFDTIPDGPLPLEEVTLAERLKALGYATGQVGKWHLEPNRLSLTWARKACPEAIKGNELKPPAALIQRYMPGAQGFDDFFTGEMNRYFANYNLDGSDAKLGGETKVFPEEKFRVDLQTDAALAFIGRNHAKQFFLYLNYYAPHVPLAATEKYLSRFAGEMPERRRTALAMMSAIDEGVGKIRAVLDSHGLTDDTMIFYISDNGAPLGAQSGDGAMADILPVGKPGAVWDGSRNDPLTGEKGMLMEGGIRVPFVVSWPAKFPRGAVHEKPVISLDIAATAMAAATGKVPDGLDGVDLAAVFSGQDSAERSLHWRFWNQAAIRRGKWKYLTMGDGTEILVDLEVDIAEANNLIAAHPGVAAGLKADLDAWTQGLKPKGLPTAKPNDQERKWYRHYLGRE; translated from the coding sequence ATCGCATCTCTTTTCTTGGTGTCCTGCGCCGCCCTCAGCGCCGGGCGAATGCCGAACGTGATCGTGGTCTTCACCGATGACCAGGGATACGCGGACATAGGTGCGAACGGGTTGCTCGCGGACATCAGGACTCCGCACATCGATGCGCTCGCCGCATCAGGCGTGAGGTGCACGGCGGGTTACATAAGCGCACCGCAGTGTTCCCCCTCGCGGGCGGGGCTGATCACCGGGAGGCACCAGCAGCGTTTCGGTTTCGACACCATCCCCGACGGGCCGCTGCCGCTGGAGGAGGTGACGCTCGCCGAGCGGCTCAAGGCGCTGGGTTACGCGACCGGGCAGGTGGGCAAGTGGCATCTGGAGCCGAACCGGCTTTCCCTCACATGGGCGCGCAAGGCCTGCCCTGAGGCGATCAAGGGAAACGAGCTCAAGCCTCCCGCCGCGCTGATCCAACGCTACATGCCGGGGGCGCAGGGCTTCGATGATTTTTTCACCGGGGAGATGAATCGCTACTTCGCCAACTACAACCTCGACGGCTCCGATGCGAAGCTTGGCGGCGAGACAAAGGTCTTTCCGGAGGAGAAATTCCGGGTCGATCTCCAGACGGATGCGGCGCTGGCCTTCATCGGGCGAAACCACGCGAAGCAGTTCTTCCTGTACCTGAATTACTACGCCCCGCACGTGCCTTTGGCCGCGACGGAGAAGTATCTCTCCCGCTTTGCCGGGGAGATGCCGGAGCGCCGCCGCACCGCGCTTGCGATGATGTCCGCCATCGACGAAGGGGTCGGGAAAATCCGCGCTGTGCTCGACAGCCACGGCCTCACCGATGACACGATGATATTCTACATCAGCGACAACGGCGCACCGCTCGGCGCGCAGTCTGGGGACGGTGCGATGGCGGATATCCTTCCGGTCGGGAAACCGGGGGCGGTATGGGATGGATCCCGCAACGATCCGCTGACCGGCGAGAAAGGGATGCTGATGGAGGGTGGGATCCGGGTGCCGTTCGTGGTGAGCTGGCCGGCAAAGTTCCCGCGGGGCGCAGTCCATGAAAAGCCTGTGATCTCGCTGGATATCGCCGCAACGGCGATGGCCGCCGCCACCGGGAAGGTGCCGGATGGCCTCGACGGCGTGGATCTCGCGGCGGTTTTTTCAGGACAGGACAGTGCCGAGCGCAGCCTGCACTGGCGTTTCTGGAACCAGGCGGCGATCCGCAGGGGGAAATGGAAATACCTCACCATGGGCGACGGCACCGAGATTCTTGTGGATCTGGAGGTGGACATCGCGGAGGCGAATAACCTCATCGCCGCCCATCCCGGGGTGGCGGCGGGGCTCAAGGCCGATCTCGATGCCTGGACGCAAGGCCTGAAACCGAAAGGCCTGCCGACCGCGAAACCGAACGACCAGGAAAGGAAGTGGTACCGGCACTACCTAGGCAGAGAGTGA